From the Musa acuminata AAA Group cultivar baxijiao chromosome BXJ1-2, Cavendish_Baxijiao_AAA, whole genome shotgun sequence genome, one window contains:
- the LOC135597415 gene encoding pentatricopeptide repeat-containing protein At5g66520-like: MGGHANALPLTTALARLIDRCHSLRQLQQIHARIIVARPSLGHDATAAVLTRLLFASASSPSSSSSLHYAAVLFRRLPAAPTLFAYNALIRANSFGFCSHLNPLSLYSQMLSSGVRPDHLTFPFLFRYCSHILDSVVGQSLHVHILWLGFHTDVYIQNSMIHMYATCGLIDCAGKLFEVMPLKDIVSWNSMLIGYLRCGELDLALDFFLGMRERNVITWNSIITGFVQAGRSREALDLFHEMLILHDDNAKPNKVTVSSVISACSSLGALDQGKWVHGYLKKQSLEFDVVIGTALIDMYGKCGCVERAIEVFEKMPKKDVLAWTAMILVFAVHGLAEEAFALLEQMERHRVMPNHVTFGALLRACAHSGLVEKGLWCFDRMKATYLIEPQPQHYACMVDLLGRAALFEEAERLIRSMPMEPDSFVWGALLGACRMHGNMEVGERVANYLIGLDPQNHAFYITLSDICAKAKRFGDVKRIRSFMEECGIRKTTPGCSMIEVDGQVLEFSAKRVPKDLRNEIEWVLDAINVELRYNFPHHDADNLQAEYVRLKFHAT, encoded by the coding sequence ATGGGCGGGCACGCGAACGCCCTCCCGCTCACGACCGCCCTCGCCCGCCTCATCGACCGCTGTCACAGCCTTCGACAACTCCAACAAATCCACGCCCGAATCATCGTCGCTCGCCCTTCGCTCGGCCACGATGCCACCGCAGCTGTCCTGACCCGCCTCCTCTtcgcctccgcctcctccccctcttcctcctcctccctccactACGCCGCCGTCCTCTTCCGCCGCCTCCCCGCTGCGCCCACTCTGTTCGCCTACAACGCCCTCATTCGAGCCAACTCCTTCGGCTTCTGCTCCCATCTCAACCCTCTCTCCCTCTATTCCCAAATGCTCTCCTCTGGTGTCCGTCCCGACCACCTCACCTTCCCTTTCTTATTCAGGTATTGCTCTCATATTCTCGACTCCGTCGTCGGGCAAAGCTTGCATGTGCACATACTTTGGCTCGGGTTTCACACCGATGTTTATATTCAGAATTCTATGATCCATATGTACGCTACTTGTGGGCTTATTGATTGCGCCGGTAAATTGTTCGAGGTAATGCCTCTTAAAGACATTGTTTCTTGGAATTCGATGCTGATCGGGTACTTGAGATGCGGAGAGCTGGACTTGGCGTTGGATTTTTTTCTTGGCATGAGGGAGAGGAATGTGATCACTTGGAATTCGATCATCACTGGGTTCGTCCAGGCTGGGCGGTCCAGGGAGGCATTGGATTTGTTTCATGAGATGCTGATTCTGCATGATGATAATGCGAAACCCAATAAGGTCACCGTTTCAAGTGTTATCTCAGCATGTTCTTCTTTGGGAGCGCTAGATCAGGGGAAGTGGGTGCATGGTTATCTGAAGAAGCAGTCTTTGGAGTTTGATGTCGTGATTGGGACCGCTTTGATCGACATGTACGGAAAGTGTGGGTGTGTGGAGAGAGCTATTGAGGTATTTGAGAAGATGCCAAAGAAGGATGTTTTGGCCTGGACGGCTATGATCTTGGTATTTGCAGTCCATGGACTTGCAGAGGAGGCTTTTGCTCTTCTAGAACAGATGGAGAGGCATCGGGTGATGCCTAACCATGTAACATTCGGTGCTCTGCTGAGGGCTTGTGCTCATTCGGGATTGGTAGAGAAAGGGCTTTGGTGCTTTGATAGGATGAAAGCTACTTACTTGATTGAGCCACAGCCACAGCATTATGCATGCATGGTTGATTTACTTGGCCGAGCAGCTCTTTTTGAAGAAGCTGAACGGCTCATAAGAAGCATGCCGATGGAACCAGATTCGTTTGTTTGGGGGGCATTACTTGGTGCTTGTAGGATGCACGGAAACATGGAGGTTGGAGAACGGGTGGCTAATTATTTGATAGGATTGGATCCTCAGAATCATGCTTTCTATATAACACTTTCAGATATTTGTGCCAAGGCTAAAAGGTTTGGGGATGTGAAGAGAATTAGGTCTTTTATGGAAGAGTGTGGGATAAGGAAAACTACGCCAGGTTGCAGTATGATTGAGGTTGATGGCCAGGTGCTTGAATTTTCTGCCAAAAGAGTGCCCAAGGATCTGAGAAATGAAATTGAGTGGGTTTTAGATGCGATTAATGTTGAATTGAGATATAATTTTCCTCATCATGATGCTGATAACCTTCAGGCTGAGTATGTTCGGTTGAAATTTCATGCAACGTGA
- the LOC103970953 gene encoding uncharacterized protein LOC103970953 yields the protein MLFFIHKYFRRLMKATGGDKESNKHEQGGENKIEEPSEACATGCCSIPLLNLVESGNTKRQRRATTTRISRLNFVKLTTDSIFPNTNFVNDESLPAFPDAFSSFITVYPQYGETQQADHIRNSEYYHLSSHVCLDYTGFSLFSHSQMHSSVASSSSNPPPSTLLQPPVFSISYQSASLKSQVQYGNQDTALESSIRKRIMHFLNILDDEYSMVCTANRSTAFRLLAESYPFHANKGLLCVYDYESEAVTAMIESAQKRGAKVTSASFSWPSLRIHSGSLMEKLSKRKKKKRGLFVFPLQSRITGARYPYLWMTVAKENGWQVVLDACALGPKDLDTLGLSLIQPDFIICSFFKVFGENPSGFAGLFIKKSSIAMLEPSTIARSIGIVSIIPARRLSQQTDDYSGTDLDAHSSRNQFEEDDIETISSFSGPIPTQICNGSAGADDVFGESAVTEKQKQVKKSNQGESSKAQDEKEETSSSIVELELDHSMQAVETMSGADKSMEIVCRGLDHADSLGLLLISSRLRCITNWLVVALKKLRHPHSESGHSLVKIYGPRIKFDRGPALAFNVFDWKGEKIKPALVQKLADRSNISLSCGFLNNIWFADKYEAEKDKVLERRSSCEITIAGNKKKENVNMGISVVNASLSFLTNFQDAYRLWTFVAKFLDADFVEKERWRYMTLNQKMIEI from the coding sequence ATGCTCTTCTTCATCCACAAGTACTTCAGAAGGCTGATGAAGGCTACTGGAGGAGACAAAGAAAGCAACAAGCATGAACAAGGAGGTGAAAATAAGATAGAGGAGCCCTCTGAGGCATGTGCCACCGGCTGCTGTTCCATACCTTTACTAAATCTGGTTGAATCCGGCAACACAAAGCGGCAGAGGAGAGCCACCACCACTAGGATCTCACGCTTGAACTTTGTGAAGCTGACGACAGATTCCATCTTCCCAAACACCAACTTTGTCAACGACGAGTCCCTGCCTGCCTTTCCTGATGCCTTCTCCAGCTTCATCACAGTCTACCCACAGTATGGTGAGACACAGCAAGCAGATCACATCAGGAACAGCGAATATTATCATCTCTCGAGCCATGTCTGCCTCGACTATACTGGATTCAGCCTATTCTCCCACTCACAAATGCACTCCTCTGTAGCATCCTCATCCTCTAATCCTCCACCTTCGACCCTCTTGCAGCCTCCAGTCTTCAGCATCTCTTACCAGTCAgcaagcttgaaatctcaagtgcAGTATGGGAACCAGGATACTGCTCTGGAGTCGTCAATTAGGAAGAGAATCATGCATTTCCTCAACATACTGGACGATGAATACAGCATGGTCTGTACTGCAAACAGGAGTACAGCTTTCAGGCTGTTGGCAGAATCCTACCCATTCCATGCCAACAAGGGGTTGCTATGTGTATATGATTACGAGAGCGAAGCTGTGACTGCAATGATCGAGAGCGCCCAAAAGAGAGGAGCCAAAGTCACGTCTGCTAGCTTCTCATGGCCAAGTCTGAGGATTCATTCTGGGAGCTTAATGGAGAAGCtaagcaagagaaagaaaaagaaaagaggacTATTTGTCTTCCCACTTCAATCCAGGATTACCGGGGCCAGGTATCCTTACCTATGGATGACTGTGGCCAAGGAAAACGGATGGCAGGTTGTGCTGGATGCATGTGCTCTGGGGCCGAAGGACCTTGACACCCTTGGACTGTCGCTGATCCAACCAGACTTTATCATCTGCTCTTTCTTCAAGGTGTTCGGCGAAAATCCATCTGGGTTCGCAGGGCTCTTCATCAAGAAGTCCAGCATTGCAATGTTGGAGCCATCAACGATCGCCAGGAGCATTGGAATAGTCAGCATCATCCCAGCAAGAAGGCTGTCACAGCAGACCGATGATTATTCAGGAACAGACTTGGATGCTCACTCGTCCAGAAACCAATTCGAGGAGGATgatatcgagacaattagttcattCTCTGGTCCAATTCCTACACAGATCTGTAACGGTTCTGCTGGTGCAGATGATGTGTTCGGTGAAAGTGCTGTCACAGAAAAACAAAAGCAAGTCAAGAAGTCAAACCAGGGTGAGAGTTCCAAAGCACAAGATGAGAAAGAAGAAACATCATCAAGTATAGTAGAACTAGAATTGGACCATTCTATGCAAGCAGTGGAGACCATGTCTGGAGCAGACAAGAGTATGGAGATTGTGTGCAGAGGATTAGACCATGCAGACTCACTGGGTCTGCTACTCATCAGCAGCAGACTGAGATGCATCACCAACTGGTTGGTCGTTGCTTTGAAGAAGCTGCGGCATCCTCATTCAGAAAGTGGCCATTCCCTGGTTAAAATATACGGTCCACGAATAAAATTTGACAGGGGGCCTGCATTAGCTTTCAATGTGTTTGACTGGAAAGGAGAGAAGATCAAGCCTGCATTGGTACAAAAGCTTGCTGATCGAAGCAACATTTCTCTTAGTTGTGGATTTCTGAATAATATTTGGTTTGCAGACAAATATGAAGCAGAGAAGGATAAAGTCTTGGAGAGAAGATCATCCTGTGAAATAACAATTGCAggtaacaaaaagaaagaaaatgttaaTATGGGAATAAGTGTCGTAAATGCTTCCCTCAGTTTCCTCACTAACTTTCAGGATGCTTATAGACTATGGACTTTTGTTGCTAAGTTTCTAGATGCAGATTTTGTTGAGAAGGAAAGATGGAGATACATGACTCTGAACCAGAAAATGATTGAGATTTAG
- the LOC103970964 gene encoding calcium-dependent protein kinase 26, which yields MAVAKGNNRDPLYNCYKVPGLNDPILETPHISYLEDRYALHEELGWGQFGVIRACSDMLTGESAACKSIAKDRLVTPEDIRSIKLEIEVMAWLSGHPNVVDLKAVYEDNDYVHIVMELCAGGELFDRLEKHGCFPECEAAVLFRHLMEVVVFCHDKGVVHRDLKPENILMATKSSSSPIKLADFGLATYIKPGESLSGTVGSPFYIAPEVLTGGYNEAADVWSAGVILYILLSGMPPFWGKTKSKIFESVRSAELRFPSDPWRSVSDSAKELIRGMLFRDPAKRLTAKQVIDHSWIKEHMQQHEVPCGQCCEISFTLGDLGSCSFSTPLVSASRDVSFSTGSLVSCQTLADHSSPAFTCRSSFSSVIFDTPCPSTISFSFQSSCESDNHRFSSPIPVMPSFAFFTPEQQKTFSFTSDESKTDTSKTDASCKKRIMSPDSAACFGRDFSELEHKWLEARRVPVTGSRGIGIHSRRNHTIGLGELEQLDLVVSESVIRWASCTHLSDSPSLRSSLVC from the exons ATGGCTGTTGCCAAGGGCAACAACAGAGATCCACTCTACAACTGCTACAAGGTTCCTGGCCTCAATGATCCTATCCTAGAAACCCCCCATATCTCTTACCTTGAAGACCGATATGCTTTACATGAAGAATTGGGTTGGGGTCAATTCGGAGTTATCAGGGCTTGCTCTGACATGCTTACTGGTGAGTCAGCCGCCTGCAAGTCGATTGCAAAGGATCGCCTTGTTACCCCTGAGGATATTCGGAGCATCAAGCTTGAAATTGAGGTCATGGCTTGGCTTTCTGGCCACCCAAATGTTGTCGACCTGAAGGCTGTATATGAGGATAATGACTATGTGCACATAGTGATGGAGCTCTGTGCTGGAGGGGAGCTCTTCGATCGCCTCGAGAAGCACGGCTGCTTCCCTGAATGTGAGGCTGCCGTCCTGTTCCGGCACCTCATGGAAGTCGTGGTGTTCTGCCATGACAAGGGTGTTGTTCACAGGGACCTTAAGCCCGAGAATATTCTGATGGCTACCAAGTCTTCATCTTCACCAATTAAACTGGCAGACTTTGGGTTAGCTACTTATATTAAGCCAG GGGAGAGCTTGTCTGGGACTGTTGGAAGTCCATTTTACATAGCACCGGAGGTTTTGACAGGGGGATACAATGAGGCAGCTGATGTATGGAGTGCAGGAGTGATCctttatattcttcttagtgGGATGCCGCCCTTTTGGGGGAAGACCAAGTCAAAGATATTTGAATCAGTTAGATCTGCTGAACTACGGTTTCCATCTGATCCATGGAGAAGTGTTTCCGACTCTGCAAAGGAATTAATTAGAGGAATGCTTTTCAGGGATCCTGCTAAGAGACTCACAGCTAAACAAGTTATAG ACCATTCCTGGATAAAGGAGCACATGCAGCAACATGAAGTCCCATGTGGGCAATGCTGTGAAATCAGCTTTACACTGGGAGATCTGGGTAGCTGTTCATTCTCGACCCCGCTTGTCTCTGCAAGTCGTGATGTCAGCTTTAGTACTGGTTCTCTTGTTTCCTGCCAGACACTGGCAGATCATTCTTCCCCTGCATTCACTTGTAGATCATCATTTTCTTCAGTTATTTTTGACACTCCTTGCCCGTCTACGATCAGCTTCTCTTTCCAGAGCAGTTGTGAGTCTGACAACCACAGATTCTCCTCACCAATACCAGTGATGCCAAGTTTTGCATTCTTCACACCTGAGCAACAAAAAACATTCAGTTTTACAAGTGATGAATCAAAGACCGACACATCAAAGACAG ACGCCAGCTGTAAGAAGCGCATTATGTCGCCCGACTCAGCTGCATGCTTTGGTCGAGATTTTAGCGAATTGGAGCACAAGTGGCTTGAAGCTAGAAGGGTTCCTGTGACTGGTTCTAGAGGCATTGGCATCCACAGCAGAAGGAACCACACCATTGGGCTCGGAGAGCTAGAGCAGCTTGACCTTGTGGTTTCCGAGTCGGTCATACGGTGGGCATCATGCACACACCTCTCAGATTCACCATCTCTCAGGTCCTCCCTTGTCTGCTGA
- the LOC135597426 gene encoding probable transcriptional regulator SLK2 isoform X2, translating to MAYSRVTVGVGGPSLSSSASGAFIQHDGGQTPATVSSMSEKGYAGLRPASGDMNQILNSTGNSSGPSVGASSFVTDANSALSGGSQLQRSPSFNNESYMRLPSSPISFSSNISGSSVMDGCSNVQQSPLQEQVQKQGLSTATSQLMQQEPSNLMNARKKPRLDIRHEDTLQQQLIQQLLQRHEPVQPQDQLNLRQQAISQQQRLVYRQPQQIMHSFSQMQGAPITLQQQQQLQHQQQPTYPPANAAKQSLDNKICYRRLMQYLYHRRHRPPDNSVLYWKEFVAEYFAIQAKKRWCLSLYDNMGSHALGVFPQLAVNAWQCNICGSKSVKGFGIVILEFKKAVQESIYEHLRIVQEGQLQIIFTPELKILFWEFCARQHEEFLPRRQLALQVDQLLQVAQRYQAAVAESSSTEVSYQYLQSSCNLFAAVGHQLARDLDLKSLSNLGFSKRYVRCLQISEVVNSMKDLIDFSQDQKIGPLESLKNYPRQVKQKWESEQVMSAHSLPGDHRSMNKVMGNHPGLNSCIINNLAASQVVNSSQQSVHALNDHQNFLKSSLNLKQNVRQQEAFLSNTSGSKHADYVQFQGSATSIPTKTSINNLSGQHQVPLPLDGCLSRQTNLQTLQVNQQLQQSALQQMLQEMIDDKGASQQSLVASDVNANPTAEDIIGGGISGTSVRIDSGSTGNTLDLQNMCRNLPNDGTLTVPSRNNSFKSSTAANNPTSSGSNLIASLDMLGSMDLPEIDHIAQELMPNGMFDGESW from the exons ATGGCTTATTCGCGAGTCACTGTTGGAGTTGGAGGACCATCGTTATCTTCCTCTGCTTCTGGTGCCTTCATCCAACACGATGGCGGTCAGACCCCAGCCACTGTGAGCTCCATGTCGGAGAAAGGTTATGCTGGTCTCCGACCAGCGTCTGGTGACATGAACCAGATACTCAACAGCACGGGAAACTCCTCTGGTCCAAGTGTTGGTGCGAGCTCCTTCGTCACGGACGCCAACTCAGCGCTCTCTGGTGGTTCTCAGTTGCAAAGAAGCCCCAGCTTCAACAACGAGTCGTATATGCGACTCCCGTCCTCACCCATCTCCTTCTCCTCCAACATCTCAGGTTCTTCAGTGATGGATGGCTGCTCAAATGTGCAACAGAGCCCTCTTCAAGAACAGGTGCAGAAACAAGGGCTATCAACGGCTACTTCTCAGCTAATGCAACAGGAGCCTAGCAATTTAATGAATGCACGGAAGAAACCACGGCTTGACATAAGGCATGAGGATACTCTGCAGCAGCAGTTGATCCAACAACTTCTGCAGAGACATGAACCCGTGCAGCCACAAGACCAGCTGAACCTGCGCCAACAGGCCATTTCTCAACAGCAGAGACTAGTCTATCGTCAACCACAGCAGATAATGCATTCCTTTTCTCAGATGCAAGGAGCCCCAATCACtttgcagcagcaacagcagctgcAGCACCAGCAGCAACCTACTTATCCGCCAGCTAATGCTGCTAAACAGTCCCTTGATAATAAGATATGTTATCGCAGACTTATGCAATACTTGTATCACCGGCGTCATCGGCCACCT GATAATTCCGTTTTATACTGGAAGGAGTTTGTGGCCGAGTATTTTGCAATACAAGCTAAGAAAAGGTGGTGTTTGTCCTTGTATGATAATATGGGCAGCCATGCACTTGGCGTTTTCCCACAGTTAGCTGTG AATGCATGGCAGTGCAACATCTGTGGTTCCAAATCTGTAAAGGGATTTG GAATTGTGATTTTGGAGTTTAAAAAAGCTGTTCAAGAAAGTATCTATGAACATCTACGTATTGTTCAAGAGGGACAACTCCAAATAATATTTACACCAGAACTGAAG ATTCTATTCTGGGAGTTTTGTGCCCGACAACATGAAGAATTTCTTCCTCGGAGACAGTTAGCACTTCAG GTTGACCAATTGTTGCAAGTTGCTCAAAGATATCAAGCTGCTGTAGCTGAAAGCAGTAGTACTGAAGTTTCATATCAATACTTGCAATCCAGCTGCAATTT GTTTGCAGCAGTGGGTCATCAACTAGCAAGAGATTTGGACTTAAAATCATTGAGTAACTTAGGATTCTCCAAAAGATATGTCAGGTGCCTGCAG ATATCTGAGGTTGTCAATAGCATGAAGGACCTGATTGATTTTAGCCAGGATCAGAAGATTGGACCACTAG AGAGTTTGAAGAACTATCCAAGGCAAGTTAAACAAAAGTGGGAGTCAGAGCAAGTGATGAGTGCTCATAGTTTGCCAGGCGATCACAGATCTATGAACAAAGTTATGGGCAATCATCCAGGGTTAAACAGTTGTATAATTAACAATCTGGCAGCTAGCCAAGTTGTTAACAGCAGCCAGCAGAGTGTTCACGCACTAAACGACCACCAGAATTTTCTGAAAAGCTCTTTGAATTTAAAGCAGAATGTGCGTCAGCAAGAAGCTTTTTTGAGTAATACCAGTGGTTCCAAACATGCAGACTATGTACAATTTCAGGGTTCTGCCACATCTATACCGACAAAAACATCCATCAATAATTTATCTGGACAACATCAAGTGCCACTTCCATTGGATGGTTGCTTGTCCCGGCAGACTAATCTGCAAACCCTGCAAGTGAACCAACAGTTGCAGCAATCTGCCCTTCAACAAATGCTGCAAGAGATGATCGATGACAAGGGAGCATCGCAGCAGTCTCTTGTTGCTTCTGATGTAAATGCTAATCCCACAGCCGAAGATATAATTGGAGGTGGCATCAGTGGCACATCAGtcaggattgactctggatcaactggAAATACACTTGACCTGCAAAATATGTGCAGAAACCTTCCTAATGATGGCACACTGACAGTACCAAGCAGAAATAACAGTTTCAAATCGAGCACTGCTGCCAACAACCCCACCAGTAGTGGCAGCAATTTAATTGCAAGTCTCGACATGCTGGGGAGCATGGATTTGCCAGAAATAGATCATATTGCTCAGGAACTTATGCCAAATGGGATGTTTGATGGGGAATCTTGGTGA
- the LOC135597426 gene encoding probable transcriptional regulator SLK2 isoform X1, translated as MAYSRVTVGVGGPSLSSSASGAFIQHDGGQTPATVSSMSEKGYAGLRPASGDMNQILNSTGNSSGPSVGASSFVTDANSALSGGSQLQRSPSFNNESYMRLPSSPISFSSNISGSSVMDGCSNVQQSPLQEQVQKQGLSTATSQLMQQEPSNLMNARKKPRLDIRHEDTLQQQLIQQLLQRHEPVQPQDQLNLRQQAISQQQRLVYRQPQQIMHSFSQMQGAPITLQQQQQLQHQQQPTYPPANAAKQSLDNKICYRRLMQYLYHRRHRPPDNSVLYWKEFVAEYFAIQAKKRWCLSLYDNMGSHALGVFPQLAVNAWQCNICGSKSVKGFEATFEVLPRLFQIKFDHGIFDENLFLDMPHERQLSSGIVILEFKKAVQESIYEHLRIVQEGQLQIIFTPELKILFWEFCARQHEEFLPRRQLALQVDQLLQVAQRYQAAVAESSSTEVSYQYLQSSCNLFAAVGHQLARDLDLKSLSNLGFSKRYVRCLQISEVVNSMKDLIDFSQDQKIGPLESLKNYPRQVKQKWESEQVMSAHSLPGDHRSMNKVMGNHPGLNSCIINNLAASQVVNSSQQSVHALNDHQNFLKSSLNLKQNVRQQEAFLSNTSGSKHADYVQFQGSATSIPTKTSINNLSGQHQVPLPLDGCLSRQTNLQTLQVNQQLQQSALQQMLQEMIDDKGASQQSLVASDVNANPTAEDIIGGGISGTSVRIDSGSTGNTLDLQNMCRNLPNDGTLTVPSRNNSFKSSTAANNPTSSGSNLIASLDMLGSMDLPEIDHIAQELMPNGMFDGESW; from the exons ATGGCTTATTCGCGAGTCACTGTTGGAGTTGGAGGACCATCGTTATCTTCCTCTGCTTCTGGTGCCTTCATCCAACACGATGGCGGTCAGACCCCAGCCACTGTGAGCTCCATGTCGGAGAAAGGTTATGCTGGTCTCCGACCAGCGTCTGGTGACATGAACCAGATACTCAACAGCACGGGAAACTCCTCTGGTCCAAGTGTTGGTGCGAGCTCCTTCGTCACGGACGCCAACTCAGCGCTCTCTGGTGGTTCTCAGTTGCAAAGAAGCCCCAGCTTCAACAACGAGTCGTATATGCGACTCCCGTCCTCACCCATCTCCTTCTCCTCCAACATCTCAGGTTCTTCAGTGATGGATGGCTGCTCAAATGTGCAACAGAGCCCTCTTCAAGAACAGGTGCAGAAACAAGGGCTATCAACGGCTACTTCTCAGCTAATGCAACAGGAGCCTAGCAATTTAATGAATGCACGGAAGAAACCACGGCTTGACATAAGGCATGAGGATACTCTGCAGCAGCAGTTGATCCAACAACTTCTGCAGAGACATGAACCCGTGCAGCCACAAGACCAGCTGAACCTGCGCCAACAGGCCATTTCTCAACAGCAGAGACTAGTCTATCGTCAACCACAGCAGATAATGCATTCCTTTTCTCAGATGCAAGGAGCCCCAATCACtttgcagcagcaacagcagctgcAGCACCAGCAGCAACCTACTTATCCGCCAGCTAATGCTGCTAAACAGTCCCTTGATAATAAGATATGTTATCGCAGACTTATGCAATACTTGTATCACCGGCGTCATCGGCCACCT GATAATTCCGTTTTATACTGGAAGGAGTTTGTGGCCGAGTATTTTGCAATACAAGCTAAGAAAAGGTGGTGTTTGTCCTTGTATGATAATATGGGCAGCCATGCACTTGGCGTTTTCCCACAGTTAGCTGTG AATGCATGGCAGTGCAACATCTGTGGTTCCAAATCTGTAAAGGGATTTG AAGCTACTTTTGAAGTGCTTCCGCGGCTTTTTCAAATTAAATTCGACCATGgtatttttgatgaaaatttgtTCCTTGATATGCCCCATGAGCGCCAATTGTCTTCAGGAATTGTGATTTTGGAGTTTAAAAAAGCTGTTCAAGAAAGTATCTATGAACATCTACGTATTGTTCAAGAGGGACAACTCCAAATAATATTTACACCAGAACTGAAG ATTCTATTCTGGGAGTTTTGTGCCCGACAACATGAAGAATTTCTTCCTCGGAGACAGTTAGCACTTCAG GTTGACCAATTGTTGCAAGTTGCTCAAAGATATCAAGCTGCTGTAGCTGAAAGCAGTAGTACTGAAGTTTCATATCAATACTTGCAATCCAGCTGCAATTT GTTTGCAGCAGTGGGTCATCAACTAGCAAGAGATTTGGACTTAAAATCATTGAGTAACTTAGGATTCTCCAAAAGATATGTCAGGTGCCTGCAG ATATCTGAGGTTGTCAATAGCATGAAGGACCTGATTGATTTTAGCCAGGATCAGAAGATTGGACCACTAG AGAGTTTGAAGAACTATCCAAGGCAAGTTAAACAAAAGTGGGAGTCAGAGCAAGTGATGAGTGCTCATAGTTTGCCAGGCGATCACAGATCTATGAACAAAGTTATGGGCAATCATCCAGGGTTAAACAGTTGTATAATTAACAATCTGGCAGCTAGCCAAGTTGTTAACAGCAGCCAGCAGAGTGTTCACGCACTAAACGACCACCAGAATTTTCTGAAAAGCTCTTTGAATTTAAAGCAGAATGTGCGTCAGCAAGAAGCTTTTTTGAGTAATACCAGTGGTTCCAAACATGCAGACTATGTACAATTTCAGGGTTCTGCCACATCTATACCGACAAAAACATCCATCAATAATTTATCTGGACAACATCAAGTGCCACTTCCATTGGATGGTTGCTTGTCCCGGCAGACTAATCTGCAAACCCTGCAAGTGAACCAACAGTTGCAGCAATCTGCCCTTCAACAAATGCTGCAAGAGATGATCGATGACAAGGGAGCATCGCAGCAGTCTCTTGTTGCTTCTGATGTAAATGCTAATCCCACAGCCGAAGATATAATTGGAGGTGGCATCAGTGGCACATCAGtcaggattgactctggatcaactggAAATACACTTGACCTGCAAAATATGTGCAGAAACCTTCCTAATGATGGCACACTGACAGTACCAAGCAGAAATAACAGTTTCAAATCGAGCACTGCTGCCAACAACCCCACCAGTAGTGGCAGCAATTTAATTGCAAGTCTCGACATGCTGGGGAGCATGGATTTGCCAGAAATAGATCATATTGCTCAGGAACTTATGCCAAATGGGATGTTTGATGGGGAATCTTGGTGA
- the LOC135597434 gene encoding RHOMBOID-like protein 3: MADVEADRGGAGKRRGGGAYGYGPAEAGERAWTPWLVPLFVVACVAVFVVEMYVNNCRARPQPYGPCVARFLHRFSFQAIRQNPLLGPSSSNLEKLGALEWYKVVHRNQGWRLVTCIWLHAGLIHLLVNMLSLLFIGVRLEQQFGFVRIGIIYLLSGFGGAVLSALLLRNSISVGASGALFGLLGAMVSELIINWTIYSNRVAALLTLMVVIVINLGIGLFPHVDNFAHIGGFLTGFLLGFVLLIRPQFGWMERHDLPPSAQVTSKYKAYQYVLWVIALLLLIVGFTVGLVMLFRGVNGNDHCHWCHYLNCVPTSRWSCED, encoded by the exons ATGGCGGACGTCGAGGCGGACAGGGGCGGTGCAGGAAAGCGGCGGGGCGGCGGAGCATACGGCTACGGGCCGGCGGAGGCGGGGGAGAGGGCCTGGACACCGTGGCTGGTGCCACTGTTCGTGGTGGCCTGCGTGGCGGTGTTCGTGGTGGAGATGTACGTCAACAACTGCCGCGCCCGCCCCCAGCCCTACGGCCCCTGCGTCGCCCGCTTCCTCCACCGCTTCTCCTTCCAGGCCATCCGCCAGAACCCCCTCCTCGGACCATCCTCCTCCAA CTTGGAGAAATTGGGGGCTCTTGAATGGTACAAAGTAGTTCATCGGAATCAAGGTTGGAGGCTTGTTACCTGTATTTGGTTACACGCAGGTCTTATCCATTTACTCGTGAATATGCTAAGCTTGCTCTTCATTGGAGTTCGTCTTGAACAGCAATTTGGTTTCG TGCGCATTGGAATAATATATCTCCTATCGGGCTTTGGTGGAGCGGTTCTCTCAGCTCTGCTCTTGAGGAATAGCATTTCTGTTGGTGCTTCTGGGGCCTTGTTTGGCCTTCTTGGAGCAATGGTTTCAGAACTTATTATAAATTGGACTATCTATTCCAATAGG GTTGCAGCTTTATTAACTCTTATGGTTGTCATTGTAATCAACTTGGGTATTGGCCTGTTTCCTCATGTCGATAACTTTGCCCATATTGGAGGATTCTTAACAGGTTTCCTCCTGGGTTTTGTTCTATTAATCCGACCTCAGTTTGGTTGGATGGAACGCCATGATCTGCCCCCTTCAGCTCAGGTTACCTCCAAGTACAAAGCGTACCAATATGTCTTATGGGTGATTGCATTGCTTTTGCTGATAGTTGG ATTTACAGTTGGCTTAGTTATGCTTTTTAGGGGAGTGAATGGCAACGATCATTGCCATTGGTGCCACTACTTGAACTGTGTGCCTACATCAAGGTGGAGCTGTGAGGATTGA